Proteins found in one Aquibium microcysteis genomic segment:
- a CDS encoding GNAT family N-acetyltransferase, producing MVDTVVHNPPQGRPAEAASPRAVGVPSGLARAVSCLHGLDALAFYRAHCRDALHAPPQSPDWIDAWARHCNPDILCLTLSSSGRTRMALCLEVVQGGRIRTARIVGGSHANGSFPALTSGWTGELEHADVTALAAAVRALRPDVDLLMIERLAERFGGVANPLSPVRSWQSPDPALAIDLTPGFEGVLARASGKRKRKKHRSQIRKFEAAGGYRRFTARGAEDADRLLDAFFRMKAARFDALGIDDPFDDAGVRAFFRDLFGRAAASPAPGFLLQALEVAGVVRAVTGSSLAAGTIVCDFVAFAEDELAGASPGDFLFFENIREACEQGLSTFDFSVGDEGYKRQWCDMETRPFDVVVPLTAKGRLSAGLQRGLVGARRFVKANPQLRNALKTLRRRGRAPSPQAVGDED from the coding sequence ATGGTTGATACGGTCGTCCACAACCCTCCGCAGGGCCGGCCGGCGGAAGCAGCCAGCCCTCGCGCGGTCGGCGTGCCGTCGGGCCTGGCGCGCGCGGTCTCCTGCCTTCACGGGCTGGACGCCCTCGCCTTCTACCGCGCGCATTGCCGCGACGCGCTGCATGCCCCGCCGCAAAGCCCGGACTGGATCGATGCCTGGGCGAGGCACTGCAATCCCGACATCCTGTGCCTGACCTTGTCCTCGAGCGGCCGCACGCGGATGGCGCTCTGCCTGGAGGTCGTCCAGGGCGGCAGGATCCGCACGGCCAGGATCGTCGGCGGGTCGCACGCCAATGGCAGCTTTCCGGCGCTCACCAGCGGATGGACCGGCGAACTGGAGCATGCGGACGTGACCGCCCTCGCCGCGGCCGTTCGCGCGCTCCGCCCCGACGTCGACCTTCTGATGATCGAGCGGCTGGCTGAGCGGTTCGGGGGCGTCGCCAACCCGCTGTCGCCCGTCCGCTCGTGGCAGAGCCCCGACCCGGCGCTGGCGATCGACCTGACGCCAGGCTTCGAGGGCGTGCTTGCGCGGGCGAGCGGCAAGCGAAAGCGCAAGAAGCACCGCTCGCAGATCCGCAAGTTCGAGGCCGCGGGCGGCTACCGACGGTTTACGGCGCGCGGAGCCGAGGACGCGGACCGGCTGCTCGACGCGTTCTTCCGCATGAAGGCCGCGCGCTTCGACGCCCTGGGTATCGACGACCCCTTCGACGACGCCGGGGTCCGGGCCTTCTTCCGCGATCTCTTCGGCCGCGCCGCCGCATCCCCGGCGCCCGGTTTCCTGCTGCAGGCGCTCGAGGTCGCCGGCGTCGTCCGTGCCGTGACCGGAAGCAGCCTCGCGGCGGGCACCATCGTCTGCGACTTCGTCGCCTTCGCGGAAGACGAGCTTGCCGGTGCGAGCCCGGGTGACTTCCTGTTCTTCGAGAACATCCGGGAGGCCTGCGAGCAAGGCCTGTCGACCTTCGACTTCAGCGTCGGGGACGAGGGCTACAAGCGCCAATGGTGCGACATGGAGACCCGTCCGTTCGACGTGGTCGTTCCGCTGACCGCGAAAGGACGGCTCTCGGCCGGCCTGCAGCGCGGCCTCGTCGGGGCGCGCCGCTTCGTCAAAGCGAACCCGCAGCTGCGGAACGCCCTGAAGACCCTGCGCCGGCGCGGCCGCGCCCCCTCCCCGCAAGCGGTCGGGGACGAGGACTGA
- a CDS encoding amidohydrolase family protein encodes MKLDELLAIDIHTHAEEPCCGPRDDGYDEFQAGMAAYFRNPAGAKGMLPTVQETADYYRERRIGCVIFPVDAERETGFRRYKNEEVAEVAAANSDIMIPFASIDPAKGKAGAREAKRLVREFGIKGFKFHPTMQGFYPNDRSAYVLYEAIAEEGAITLFHTGQTGVGSGMRGGMGMRLKYSNPMYLDDVAVDFPDMPIILAHPSFPWQEEALSVATHKPNVYIDLSGWSPKYFPPILVRYVNSILKHKMLFGSDWPAITPDRWLSDFETIGIKDEVKPLVLKQNAAKLLKLA; translated from the coding sequence ATGAAACTCGACGAATTGCTGGCGATCGACATCCACACCCACGCCGAGGAGCCCTGCTGCGGCCCCCGCGACGACGGCTATGACGAGTTCCAGGCCGGCATGGCCGCCTATTTCCGCAACCCTGCAGGCGCGAAGGGCATGCTGCCTACCGTGCAGGAGACCGCCGACTACTACCGCGAGCGCAGGATCGGCTGCGTGATCTTCCCGGTCGACGCCGAGCGCGAGACCGGCTTCCGCCGCTACAAGAACGAGGAAGTGGCCGAGGTCGCGGCGGCCAACAGCGACATCATGATCCCCTTCGCCTCGATCGACCCGGCCAAGGGCAAGGCCGGCGCGCGCGAGGCGAAGCGGCTGGTGCGCGAGTTCGGCATCAAGGGCTTCAAGTTCCACCCCACCATGCAGGGCTTCTATCCCAACGACCGCTCGGCCTACGTGCTCTACGAGGCGATCGCCGAGGAAGGCGCCATCACGCTGTTCCACACCGGCCAGACCGGCGTCGGCTCGGGCATGCGCGGCGGCATGGGCATGCGGCTGAAATACTCCAACCCGATGTATCTGGACGACGTGGCGGTGGATTTCCCCGACATGCCGATCATCCTGGCGCACCCCTCCTTCCCCTGGCAGGAAGAGGCGCTTTCCGTGGCGACGCACAAGCCCAACGTCTACATCGACCTGTCGGGCTGGTCGCCGAAATATTTCCCGCCGATCCTCGTGCGCTACGTCAACTCGATCCTGAAGCACAAGATGCTCTTCGGCTCGGACTGGCCGGCGATCACCCCGGACCGCTGGCTCTCCGACTTCGAGACCATCGGCATCAAGGACGAGGTCAAGCCGCTCGTCCTGAAGCAGAACGCGGCGAAGCTCCTGAAGCTTGCCTGA
- a CDS encoding acetoacetate--CoA ligase, with the protein MTIADGEFLWEGSDAFKEASNTAAFMRWLQAERGRVLPDHEALRAWSVDDIEGFWAAVWDYFAIISDDGYDSVLESRVMPGARWFSGSRVNYAEHVLRREDDHPDRTVLHHVSELRALADMSWGELGARVRVLATWLRARGIGPGDRVVSYMPNVPETIIAMLAVTAIGAVWSSAAPEFGVKTVVDRFAQIEPKLMFAADGYRFAGRDFSRIAEIEQIVGALPGLETVVWLDYAGSGARPALDGIAIVAWEDALSGPPVPREGFRYERVAPDHPLWVLFSSGTTGLPKAIVHGHAGVIVEHYKTAAFHLNLKPHSCMFFYSTTGWVMWNSLLWGPLMGGRVLLYDGAPSHPGPDLLWRLAADVGATSFGASPTYVDTMRRQGVVPKAICDVSTFENVFLAGSPSTPETFAWLREAVKEDLWITSQSGGTEFCSGIVGGTPLLPVHAGEIQTRCLGVDVRVFDEAGRELVGEVGEMAIVKPMPSMPIFFWGDDDLTRYREAYFDAWPGVWRHGDFMEINARGGCFVHGRSDSTLNRFGVRIGSAEIYRTIDHIEALADSLIVCIEEPGGGFYMPLFVELGDGAALDEDLLQQIRTRLRTERSPRHVPDEVLAVPAIPYTLSGKKMEVPVRKLLMGWPADKAFSADAMRNPRSMDWFVDFAKRRSAKGEGLYRSLSDRG; encoded by the coding sequence ATGACGATTGCCGATGGTGAGTTCCTCTGGGAGGGCAGCGACGCGTTCAAGGAGGCCTCGAACACGGCGGCGTTCATGCGCTGGCTGCAGGCCGAGCGCGGCCGCGTGCTTCCCGATCACGAGGCGCTGCGGGCATGGTCCGTCGACGACATCGAAGGGTTCTGGGCCGCGGTCTGGGACTATTTCGCGATCATCTCCGACGACGGCTACGACAGCGTCCTGGAGAGCCGTGTCATGCCCGGCGCGCGCTGGTTCAGCGGCAGCCGCGTCAATTATGCCGAGCACGTCCTCCGCCGCGAGGACGACCATCCCGACAGGACCGTTCTGCATCACGTCTCGGAACTGCGCGCGCTGGCCGACATGAGCTGGGGCGAGCTGGGCGCGCGGGTGCGCGTGCTGGCGACCTGGCTGCGGGCACGCGGCATCGGCCCCGGCGACCGCGTCGTCTCCTACATGCCGAACGTCCCCGAGACGATCATCGCAATGCTGGCGGTCACGGCCATCGGCGCGGTCTGGTCGTCCGCCGCGCCCGAATTCGGCGTCAAGACGGTGGTCGACCGCTTCGCGCAGATCGAGCCGAAGCTGATGTTCGCCGCCGACGGCTACCGCTTCGCCGGCCGCGACTTCTCCCGCATCGCCGAGATCGAACAGATCGTGGGCGCGCTGCCCGGGCTGGAGACGGTGGTCTGGCTCGACTATGCCGGCAGCGGCGCGCGGCCCGCCCTCGACGGCATCGCCATCGTCGCCTGGGAGGACGCGCTGTCGGGACCACCGGTGCCGCGCGAGGGCTTCCGCTACGAGCGGGTGGCGCCCGATCATCCCCTCTGGGTGCTGTTCTCGTCGGGCACCACCGGCCTGCCGAAGGCGATCGTCCACGGCCATGCCGGCGTCATCGTGGAGCACTACAAGACGGCGGCGTTCCACCTCAACCTGAAGCCCCACTCCTGCATGTTCTTCTATTCCACCACCGGCTGGGTGATGTGGAACTCGCTGCTCTGGGGGCCGCTGATGGGTGGCCGGGTCCTGCTCTATGACGGCGCGCCGTCGCATCCCGGGCCGGACCTCCTGTGGCGCCTGGCGGCCGACGTGGGCGCGACATCGTTCGGCGCGAGCCCCACCTATGTCGACACGATGCGGCGCCAGGGCGTGGTGCCGAAGGCGATCTGCGACGTCTCGACCTTCGAGAACGTGTTCCTCGCCGGTTCCCCGTCGACGCCCGAGACCTTCGCCTGGCTGCGCGAGGCGGTGAAGGAGGACCTCTGGATCACGTCGCAGTCCGGCGGCACGGAATTCTGCTCGGGCATCGTCGGTGGCACGCCGCTGCTGCCCGTGCATGCGGGCGAGATCCAGACGCGGTGCCTCGGCGTCGACGTGCGCGTCTTCGACGAAGCCGGGCGCGAACTGGTTGGCGAGGTGGGAGAGATGGCGATCGTCAAGCCGATGCCCTCGATGCCGATCTTCTTCTGGGGCGACGACGACCTGACGCGCTACAGGGAAGCCTATTTCGACGCCTGGCCGGGCGTCTGGCGGCATGGCGACTTCATGGAGATCAACGCGCGCGGCGGCTGCTTCGTGCATGGGCGGTCCGACTCGACGCTCAACCGCTTCGGCGTGCGCATCGGCTCGGCGGAGATCTACCGCACCATCGATCATATCGAGGCGCTGGCCGACAGCCTGATCGTCTGCATCGAGGAACCCGGCGGCGGCTTCTACATGCCTCTGTTCGTCGAGCTCGGGGACGGGGCGGCGCTGGACGAGGATCTGCTGCAGCAGATCCGCACACGGCTGCGCACCGAGCGCAGCCCGCGCCACGTGCCCGACGAGGTGCTGGCCGTGCCGGCCATCCCCTACACGCTGTCGGGCAAGAAGATGGAGGTGCCGGTACGCAAGCTCCTGATGGGCTGGCCGGCCGACAAGGCCTTCAGTGCCGATGCGATGCGCAATCCGCGCAGCATGGACTGGTTCGTCGACTTCGCCAAACGGCGGAGCGCGAAGGGCGAGGGGCTCTACCGCAGCCTCTCCGATCGCGGCTGA